In Vicinamibacteria bacterium, the DNA window AAGGTAGCCAAAGGACGCGTAGCGGAGCTCGAGGAGCTGCTTCAAGCGAGGGCGTCTCGTCGTAAGGAGCTCGTAGAAATCCGCCGAGGTTGGCTTGGGGAGCGACGTCCGAAGCACGCTTTCGGGGACGGCGGTGCTTCCCGGGAAGTCGACCGATACACTCTTTCCGCGAGGACCCGTCGCGAAATCGACGGTGACAGTCACACCGTGGACCGTCCGCTGCGTCGAAGCCTCCACATGAGCGAGATAGTAGCCGCGCTCGAAGAGGCCACCTTCGGCCACGGTCACTAGATCGGAGGCCACGAAGCCTTCGCCCAGCCGTCCGTTCCATGACGCGACGACCGCTCTCTTCAACCCGTCGTCGACCTCGTCGCCTGTCCAGAGAAACGCCACGGGAACACCGAGGTCGACCTTGTAGACTATGTCGATGCACCGCGGACCGCAGGACGTCGTCACGACGTCCACGGTGGCTTCGGGGTAGCCTTCCTGGCTGAGTCGCTTGCGGATGCGCTCCGATTCCTCCCAGGATTTCCAGTAGTCGTAGCGATCGCCGGGTTTCGGCTTCAGCTTGCGCAGAATCTCGGGATGGCTCTCCGGTGGCTCCTCCCCGCCGTAGTCCACGCGAACGCTCGACGCGCGGACGGCCCTCTCCTCTCGTCGGCCGCGTCTTCCGGGGTCGTAGATCAGTTTCTGGGTCAGACCGATACTGAACTCGTTGTCCTCGCGGCGAACGAGCTGCGTTCTTGCGCGGCGCGGGAGCTCGTAGTCGACGATCCAGATCTGGTTCTCGGCATCGTCGAGGCCGATGGAGTAGACCACGGTCAGCTCATCGGTCAATGCCGCGCCCAGAGTGAAACGCGCCGAGGGGTCGGTCTCGGAAGCAATCAATGCTGGCTCGACCGTCACGATTTGAAATGGCAGCGCATTGGCGAGACCGATCTCGGCGAGGTCCCCCAGGGTCGATCCGAGGTAAGAGGCCATCTGCTCCCCGAGAATCGCACGGCTCTCGCTGGAGACGTTCTCGAGCGTCCGCCCGGTGACGAGAAGGGAGGCGATGTCGGCCTGGGACAACTCGGGGTCGTCGGGTGCGCTGAGGCTGGTGATGAGGTCGTCCGTCGTCCCGCGGACGTGGAGCTGGATGTCGTAGCCGGAGACCGACGTGCGCGCTTGGATGTCGATTCGGGCGGGCTCGGTGGGATAGCCGTCGAGCTCGATCCGGCCCGACTCGATCCGATACTGGTTGCGACCGAAGCGGAAACTGCCCTCCGACGCGGCCGAGACGATACCCCGGACCTCGGGAGATCCGAGAGTTCCTCCGAGCGACAGGTTCGCCGTGGTCTCCATTCGAGCGAGATTGTTCTCGATGCGAAGGCCTTCAATGGCGCGCACGCGGATGTCGAGCAGAATGGACTCCGCCAACGAATCCGGCTCGGACACGGCGGTGAAGTCTTCGATCGAATGGAGAAGCTCGGTCTGGATATCGATATCGCGGCTGAATACCGCCCGAGAGAGATCCACTTCCCCGGTGAGCCGCAGCCGCTCGCCGCCGCCGGTCAAGTGGATCGAGCCGTCGAGCTCGCTCCTCAGCCCTTCGGGATAGCTCAAACGCACCGAGCTCGCCTGGGCGGTCAGGTCGACGTTTGCTAGGCTCGCGCCCGACAGGACGACGTTTCCCGAGGCCGAGACCTTGCCTCCACCCGTGTCCGCCGTCAGTGTCTCTAGCACGATGGTGGATCCATCTAGGCTGAGGGCGCCGGTCACGTTACTGAAGACGAGCGGCGGATCCTGAAGGACGAGTCGGGCGCCGCTCCAGGACCCGTCGCCGCCGAGAGTAATCTCTCCACCTCGGCCCGTAGCCGTAAGACTCAAGGAAGTGGTTCCGGAATAGGTCAGTCCGAGCTCGGAAACGAACGGGTTCACGAGCGCGTGGTCGAGCGTCCCGTCCACCTGGGCAGACCACTCCACGCTCTCGTCGAAAGGCCTTGCTTCGGCGGCCAACGAGAGATTCCCGAATCGCAAGCCGTCGATTCGCGCCGTGCCGCTTTCCAGTCTCCATTGGGCGGGGCCGTCGTTCTCGATCTCGAGCTCGGGGCCACGGATGCGGACTCGTTCCAGACTTCCCTGGCCCATGAGCGTCTCGAGGTTCTGAGCGTCTTCACTGGTGACTTCCCCGAAGAACGTGAGCTCGGCCTCGGCGGCCTTCGTTCGGGCGACGACGCCCTCGGCGCGGAAACGGATATCCACGGGGTCCGGGGGGGCGCGTCGTCCTTCGATGGTCAACCGCCCTCCGGCGATCTCGAGCTCTCCGAGCTTGCCGCGGGCATCGTCGATCTCGAGATCCCCATTCCACTCGGGCTCGGTGAGTATTCCTTCGACGTGGAGCGAAGCATTGGCCCGTCCTGCGAGCTCGGCCTCGGGGAACCAGAGGTTCAACAGGTCGAGTCGAACGGCGCCGCGCGCGTCGAGGTCGACTCGGCCCGCTGGCGACAGAGGGATGACGCCTTCGAGACCGACCGCCGTATCCTCGCCCACGAGGGTCAGCTCCCGTACGGTGAAAGCTTCCAGGTTCCCATCGATGAAGAAGGGAGCGCTCGCTCCGAAAAAGATGCCACGGTAGACTCCGAGCGCACTCGTGGCATCGATCCCATATCGAACCGACTCGAGGTCGGTCAGAGGAAAGGCCAGCCGAGCGTCTCCCGAGGCGCGGATCTCGGTCTCCGCTCCCTGCGGTAGCGTGCGCGCGAGCTCCGTCAAAGGGAGAGCCTCGAGAGAGATCGTCGCCTCGGTCTCGTAGGGATCTTCGAGGCGAATCGTGGCGGTCAGGATCGGAGAGCCGTCGATCGAGAGCGTCTTGCCGTCCGTGTGGCCTGACAGCGAGAGCTCGGGAAGTCGAACGTTTCGATAAGAGGCATCGACGAGCCGGCCCTTCATCTCCACGGTCGGCTGATCGAGCGTTCCGGCGACGTCGAAGCTCAACTCGTCGAGCGTTCCCTTCACCTCGGGAACACCCGCGATCGCCAATCCGCCTCCCAGGCCCCGGAGCTCGATCCGGCGCGTCGACGGGTCGAAACGACCTTCTCCGCTGAACCGTCCCTCACCCATTGCCGCCTCGAAGGATCCTCGGACGCTCGGCTTCGTGATTTCACCGGTGATGGCGAGCGCCGCTTCCACCGTGAGGCCGAACGGGTCATTTTGGTAGGCCGCCTTACCGGTGAGATCGAGTGAATCCGCGACTTCCCCCTCGAGCCGGATCGTCGCTCCGCTCTCGTGTGCGATCATCACGTCCCGCAACCTCACGCGCGCCTCCGCCCAGCTCGCCGAGCCACGAAGCTCGAGGGGAATTCCCTCGATCCGAACGTTCTCGCCATCAAAAGTTACATCCGATCGCAATGCCTCGAACGAGCCCGACACGGTGCCCTGGACGAGGATGGCACCTTCTACCGCTTCTGGCAGCTCCGTCAGCCGCGCCCGATATCGAGCATCGATGGTCTCTCCGATCTCACCCGTTGCCGAGATGGCATTGCCCCGGACGAGCATTTGCGGCGCCTCGAACCGGACCGTCCCCCCACTCACTTCGAGCCCGATATCACCCGATGGATCGGGTTGAAGCGTCACCGAGCCCTGGCCCTCGAGCGTTCGGTAATCCCACCCTCGAAGCTCCCCCGAGAACGTTCCCCTGAGCCGAGTCGAGAGTCGTTCGTCGATGCGAGCGAGCTCGACGTCTTCGACGCGCACCTCGAAAGATTGCCGATCGGATTCGAGATCGAGCCTCCCGTTTGCTTCCGCCGCTCCCCCGTACCCGGTGACCCGAAGTTCTCGAAAGACTACGACGTTCTGACCGAGGGAGAGCTCGGCAGCTGCCGTCAGAGGCTCGAGCTCGGAGAAAGCGATGCGCTCGGCCCGGATCGTTCCGCCCGCCTCATCGAACGACGCTTCTATGGACGTCACTTCCAGGAGATCCATGAAGAACGTGCCGTCGGCGATCGTGACGCTTACCGGCGGAAGGGTCGGAAGCGAGATCGGGCCACCGCCGTCCGAGGCGGCGC includes these proteins:
- a CDS encoding translocation/assembly module TamB domain-containing protein; this encodes MKFHRRIVLSLIALCFVALIALFFLAHTPFVARRVADWMERSTDGALRIGELSYELWRGKIFFRDVEWRSAALTAEVPEVDVELSLSGKHRVIVQSPRANWLGAASDGGGPISLPTLPPVSVTIADGTFFMDLLEVTSIEASFDEAGGTIRAERIAFSELEPLTAAAELSLGQNVVVFRELRVTGYGGAAEANGRLDLESDRQSFEVRVEDVELARIDERLSTRLRGTFSGELRGWDYRTLEGQGSVTLQPDPSGDIGLEVSGGTVRFEAPQMLVRGNAISATGEIGETIDARYRARLTELPEAVEGAILVQGTVSGSFEALRSDVTFDGENVRIEGIPLELRGSASWAEARVRLRDVMIAHESGATIRLEGEVADSLDLTGKAAYQNDPFGLTVEAALAITGEITKPSVRGSFEAAMGEGRFSGEGRFDPSTRRIELRGLGGGLAIAGVPEVKGTLDELSFDVAGTLDQPTVEMKGRLVDASYRNVRLPELSLSGHTDGKTLSIDGSPILTATIRLEDPYETEATISLEALPLTELARTLPQGAETEIRASGDARLAFPLTDLESVRYGIDATSALGVYRGIFFGASAPFFIDGNLEAFTVRELTLVGEDTAVGLEGVIPLSPAGRVDLDARGAVRLDLLNLWFPEAELAGRANASLHVEGILTEPEWNGDLEIDDARGKLGELEIAGGRLTIEGRRAPPDPVDIRFRAEGVVARTKAAEAELTFFGEVTSEDAQNLETLMGQGSLERVRIRGPELEIENDGPAQWRLESGTARIDGLRFGNLSLAAEARPFDESVEWSAQVDGTLDHALVNPFVSELGLTYSGTTSLSLTATGRGGEITLGGDGSWSGARLVLQDPPLVFSNVTGALSLDGSTIVLETLTADTGGGKVSASGNVVLSGASLANVDLTAQASSVRLSYPEGLRSELDGSIHLTGGGERLRLTGEVDLSRAVFSRDIDIQTELLHSIEDFTAVSEPDSLAESILLDIRVRAIEGLRIENNLARMETTANLSLGGTLGSPEVRGIVSAASEGSFRFGRNQYRIESGRIELDGYPTEPARIDIQARTSVSGYDIQLHVRGTTDDLITSLSAPDDPELSQADIASLLVTGRTLENVSSESRAILGEQMASYLGSTLGDLAEIGLANALPFQIVTVEPALIASETDPSARFTLGAALTDELTVVYSIGLDDAENQIWIVDYELPRRARTQLVRREDNEFSIGLTQKLIYDPGRRGRREERAVRASSVRVDYGGEEPPESHPEILRKLKPKPGDRYDYWKSWEESERIRKRLSQEGYPEATVDVVTTSCGPRCIDIVYKVDLGVPVAFLWTGDEVDDGLKRAVVASWNGRLGEGFVASDLVTVAEGGLFERGYYLAHVEASTQRTVHGVTVTVDFATGPRGKSVSVDFPGSTAVPESVLRTSLPKPTSADFYELLTTRRPRLKQLLELRYASFGYLSARIGEPERQFDERTGELRVTIPIVEGSLFRVDGLELEGVRSLEEATLRARIPLQDGAPFRPQDFGQSRAAIATYYRQQGFPDVSVTASLLQRDEPDRLGAHYTISEGARATVGNVTVAGNEATNEGVILREVALTPGEPIRVSEVNETQRRLYELRAFRSAEVVVSDPSPGEAERNVTVRVQEAPPLAFDYGARIATDGLFEVVTQVTSPNLFGRAHRVGFRTLLGTNQRTFRFGYHTPYFARYKLVTDFFVEREILEEPATEENPVAYIDRTWTFTAQQLKRITERLDVQWSYGFNRVATELDDPFLGPTTIVSNRGIVTTSLISDRRDNVVRPHRGRLTSTTFQASHPYGDSPIAPFVKLYTQLYTFVPVSRDIVWASGYRVGVANSFGENLIEEDRFQAGGPNSVRGFEQGSLGPVDDILQRPIGGAGLLVFNQEIRFPIAWRLSGAGFWDAGNAFEKASDLSLTDLRHSVGAGVRLELAFGLIRLDWARVVDRRPGEPASQFIFSLGHAF